From the genome of Streptomyces sp. NBC_00659, one region includes:
- a CDS encoding carbohydrate kinase family protein, whose product MRIAVTGSIATDHLMTFPGRFADQLVADQLHTVSLSFLVDNLDVRRGGVGANIAFGMGQLGTRPILVGAAGSDFDEYRAWLDRHGVDTHSVRISEVLHTARFVCTTDADHNQIGSFYTGAMSEARLIELKAVADRVGGLDLVLIGADDPEGMLRHTEECRSRAIPFAADFSQQIARMNGDEIRVLLDGATFLFSNEYEKGLIESKTGWSDEEILSKVGHRVTTLGSRGVRIERVGHDPIEVGCPEEELKADPTGVGDAFRAGFLSGLAWGVGLERAAQVGCMLATLVIETVGTQEYQLSRAHFMDRFTKAYGDDAATEVQAHLS is encoded by the coding sequence GTGCGTATCGCAGTCACCGGCTCCATCGCCACCGACCACCTCATGACCTTTCCCGGCCGTTTCGCCGACCAGCTGGTCGCCGACCAGCTGCACACGGTCTCCCTCTCCTTCCTGGTCGACAACCTCGATGTCCGCCGCGGCGGCGTCGGCGCGAACATCGCGTTCGGCATGGGCCAGCTCGGTACCCGTCCGATCCTGGTCGGAGCGGCCGGCTCCGACTTCGACGAGTACCGCGCCTGGCTGGACCGGCACGGCGTCGACACCCACTCCGTCCGGATCTCCGAGGTGCTCCACACCGCGCGCTTCGTGTGCACCACGGACGCCGACCACAACCAGATCGGCTCCTTCTACACGGGCGCGATGAGCGAGGCCCGCCTCATCGAGCTCAAGGCCGTCGCGGACCGCGTCGGCGGACTCGACCTCGTCCTGATCGGAGCGGACGACCCCGAGGGGATGCTCCGCCACACCGAGGAGTGCCGCTCGCGCGCGATCCCGTTCGCCGCCGACTTCTCGCAGCAGATCGCGCGCATGAACGGCGACGAGATCCGGGTCCTGCTGGACGGGGCGACGTTCCTCTTCTCGAACGAGTACGAGAAGGGGCTCATCGAGTCCAAGACGGGCTGGAGCGACGAGGAGATCCTCTCCAAGGTCGGCCACCGGGTGACCACCCTCGGCTCGCGCGGTGTCCGCATCGAGCGCGTCGGCCACGACCCGATCGAGGTCGGCTGCCCCGAGGAGGAGCTCAAGGCGGACCCGACGGGCGTCGGTGACGCGTTCCGCGCCGGCTTCCTCTCCGGTCTCGCCTGGGGCGTCGGCCTGGAGCGCGCCGCCCAGGTCGGCTGCATGCTCGCCACCCTGGTCATCGAGACGGTCGGCACCCAGGAGTACCAGCTGAGCCGGGCCCACTTCATGGACCGCTTCACCAAGGCGTACGGCGACGACGCCGCCACCGAGGTCCAGGCGCACCTGTCCTAG
- a CDS encoding cysteine desulfurase/sulfurtransferase TusA family protein: MSYFDAASAAPLHPVARQALQASFDEGWADPARLYREGRRARLLLDAAREAAAEAVGCRPDELAFTTSGTRAVHSGIEGALAGRRRVGNHLIVSAVEHSSVLHSADAHEASGGAVTRVQVERTGRVSPSSYAEALGPGTALACLQSANHEVGTEQPVAEVAQMCREAGVPLLVDAAQSLGWGRVEGDWSLLAASAHKWGGPSGVGLLVVRKGTRFAPQGPADERESGRAAGFENIPAIVAAAASLRAVHAEAAAEAVRLRELTGRIRARVPVLVPDVEVVGDAVRRLPGIVTFSCLYVDGETLLHELDRAGFSVSSGSSCTSSTLTPSHVLKAMGVLSEGNVRVSLPPGADEEDVDRFLSVLPGVVSGVREKLGAPAAVSKVPASVDALVVDALGRRCPIPVIELAKVIGDVPVGGTVRVLSDDEAARLDIPAWCEMRGQEYVGEEPADHGSAYVVRRLS, encoded by the coding sequence GTGTCCTACTTCGACGCCGCGTCCGCGGCCCCGCTGCACCCCGTCGCCCGGCAGGCCCTTCAGGCCTCGTTCGACGAGGGGTGGGCCGATCCCGCCCGCCTCTACCGTGAGGGCAGGAGGGCCCGGCTGCTCCTCGACGCGGCGCGCGAGGCGGCGGCCGAGGCGGTGGGCTGCCGTCCCGACGAACTGGCCTTCACCACCTCCGGCACCCGCGCCGTGCACTCGGGGATCGAGGGTGCCCTGGCGGGCCGGCGGCGCGTCGGAAACCACCTGATCGTGTCAGCCGTCGAACACTCGTCGGTCCTCCATTCGGCGGACGCCCACGAGGCGTCGGGCGGTGCGGTGACCCGCGTTCAGGTCGAGCGCACCGGAAGGGTGTCCCCTTCTTCCTATGCCGAGGCCCTGGGTCCGGGCACCGCGCTGGCCTGCCTCCAGTCCGCCAACCACGAGGTGGGCACGGAGCAACCGGTGGCGGAGGTGGCACAGATGTGCCGGGAGGCGGGGGTGCCCCTGCTGGTGGACGCGGCACAGTCGCTGGGCTGGGGGCGGGTGGAGGGCGACTGGTCCCTGTTGGCCGCAAGTGCCCATAAATGGGGCGGCCCCTCGGGTGTCGGACTCCTCGTCGTACGCAAGGGCACGCGGTTCGCGCCCCAAGGGCCCGCGGACGAGCGGGAGTCGGGGCGGGCGGCCGGCTTCGAGAACATCCCGGCGATCGTCGCCGCGGCGGCCTCGCTGCGTGCCGTCCACGCGGAGGCGGCGGCGGAGGCGGTACGGCTGCGGGAACTGACGGGGCGGATCCGGGCGCGGGTGCCCGTGCTGGTGCCGGACGTCGAGGTGGTCGGCGACGCGGTCCGCCGGCTCCCGGGGATCGTCACCTTCTCCTGTCTCTATGTCGACGGAGAGACTCTGCTGCACGAACTGGACCGCGCGGGCTTCTCGGTCTCCTCGGGCTCGTCCTGCACGAGCAGCACCCTGACCCCCAGCCATGTCCTGAAGGCCATGGGTGTCCTGAGCGAGGGCAATGTGCGGGTGTCGCTGCCGCCCGGCGCCGACGAGGAGGACGTCGACCGCTTCCTGTCGGTGCTCCCGGGCGTGGTCTCGGGGGTCCGCGAGAAGCTGGGGGCGCCGGCCGCGGTGTCGAAGGTCCCCGCGTCCGTCGACGCGCTGGTGGTCGACGCACTGGGCAGGCGCTGCCCGATCCCCGTCATCGAGCTGGCCAAGGTCATCGGGGACGTGCCGGTCGGCGGCACGGTCCGGGTCCTGTCCGACGACGAGGCGGCCCGCCTCGACATCCCCGCGTGGTGCGAGATGCGAGGCCAGGAGTATGTGGGGGAGGAGCCGGCGGATCACGGCTCGGCCTACGTCGTCCGCCGGCTGTCGTAG